One Acanthochromis polyacanthus isolate Apoly-LR-REF ecotype Palm Island chromosome 6, KAUST_Apoly_ChrSc, whole genome shotgun sequence DNA segment encodes these proteins:
- the ddx20 gene encoding probable ATP-dependent RNA helicase DDX20 has protein sequence MAAAMRKAAHDIETRKRTDDVLLSEGIDFGSLLLSPAVLDGLSAAGFQKPSPIQLKAIPLGRCGLDLIVQAKSGTGKTCVFCTVALDSLVLENPATQVLVLAPTREIAVQIHSVVMAIGCAMEGLECHVFIGGRPVSQDKAHLKKCHIAVGSPGRIKQLIELGMLSTSSIRLFVLDEADKLLEEGSFQEQINWIFSSLPVNKQMLALSATYPESLAQHLTRYMREPTFVRLNPSDMGLKGLKQYYKLVQSHPLAHKVFEEKVQHLLELFSKIPFNQALVFSNLHTRAQQLADVLSSKGLPSVCISGGLSQDQRLEAMSKLKQYQCRVLISTDLTSRGIDAEKVNLVINLDVPQDWETYMHRIGRAGRFGTQGLAVTYCCHGEEENKMMAIAQKCDLSLSALPSTIEPGLMDEPCDWDVCAEASTSGDVSQLFSRTEKKRRTKTEASQSHSVRNKAVEHSSQRKPQKNQAAQRQGGHGEESRRKISSAEDGFPQSPPRATPTRKELQDALPKIPPLSSFKKQRSKFMTFEEAEWDFHSFITTGLGRSVEVIREFRGREDGGPSDQNEHRESITLNDDGAQKVAQNSERWKSNLSSQRLVSSSSISDVEESQDEATTGSSNQIDSAEYRAEPQTEARHAPKPKAGPTRSKASASSELRTYGQIPTSGRASSHPESRESVPSIKSSPRTNQTVPAETRREELQKLKKQIGRRRRKLSEKTKRELKRERDEEYGIDMEEEEEEEEEEWGAETYWRACYRAWNNYYTCMAPFHEHGYQSYYRAAHNWMAAYRMNAIYMEELLKFPLSTYNYDVSQ, from the exons ATGGCCGCCGCCATGAGGAAGGCAGCCCACGACATCGAAACGCGAAAGCGGACCGACGATGTGCTTCTGTCGGAGGGTATCGACTTCGGCTCCCTGCTGCTGTCTCCGGCGGTGCTGGACGGTCTGTCCGCCGCGGGCTTCCAGAAACCTTCCCCGATCCAGCTGAAGGCGATCCCGCTGGGCCGCTGCGGACTCG ATTTGATTGTACAGGCCAAGTCCGGCACTGGAAAGACATGCGTGTTCTGCACTGTAGCCCTCGACTCTCTGGTCCTGGAGAATCCTGCGACTCAG GTTCTGGTGTTGGCTCCTACACGTGAGATAGCAGTGCAGATCCACTCAGTAGTGATGGCCATAGGCTGTGCCATGGAGGGCCTGGAGTGCCATGTTTTCATTGGCGGCAGGCCTGTGAGCCAAGACAAAGCTCATCTGAAGAAGTGTCACATAGCCGTGGGCTCACCTG GTCGCATCAAGCAGCTGATTGAGTTGGGCATGTTGTCAACCTCCAGCATCAGACTGTTTGTTCTGGATGAGGCCGACAAGCTGCTGGAGGAGGGCAGCTTCCAGGAGCAGATAAA CTGGATCTTCTCCTCGCTCCCTGTGAACAAACAGATGCTCGCACTCTCTGCCACCTACCCAGAATCCTTGGCTCAGCACCTGACCCGCTACATGAGAGAGCCCACCTTTGTTAGACTCAATCCCAGCGACATGGGCCTGAAAG GTCTGAAGCAGTATTACAAGCTGGTGCAATCCCATCCGTTAGCGCACAAGGTTTTTGAGGAGAAGGTGCAGCACTTATTAGAGCTTTTCAGTAAAATCCCTTTCAACCAAGCTCTGGTATTTTCCAACTTACACACAAG GGCTCAGCAGCTGGCTGACGTCCTGTCCTCCAAAGGCTTACCTTCTGTTTGTATCTCAG GAGGACTGAGTCAGGACCAGAGACTGGAGGCGATGTCCAAACTGAAGCAGTACCAGTGCAGAGTGTTAATCTCCACTGATCTg ACTTCCAGGGGTATCGACGCAGAGAAAGTCAACTTGGTGATAAACCTGGACGTGCCGCAGGACTGGGAAACCTACATGCACAGAATTGGACGGGCCGGACGTTTTG GCACTCAGGGGCTGGCTGTGACCTACTGTTGCCATGGAGAGGAGGAGAACAAGATGATGGCCATCGCTCAAAAATGTGACCTTAGTTTGTCTGCGCTGCCGT CCACCATAGAGCCCGGGTTAATGGATGAGCCATGTGACTGGGATGTCTGCGCTGAGGCCTCCACTTCAGGCGACGTATCCCAGCTGTTCTCCAGAACAGAGAAGAAGAGGCGCACAAAGACTGAAGCCTCTCAGTCTCACTCTGTCAGGAATAAAGCTGTAGAGCACAGCAGTCAAAGAAAGCCACAAAAAAACCAAGCAGCACAGAGACAAGGAGGACACGGTGAAGAGAGTCGCAGAAAGATATCTTCAGCAGAGGACGGTTTCCCGCAGAGTCCTCCTCGAGCGACGCCAACTCGGAAGGAGCTGCAAGACGCTCTGCCGAAGATCCCTCCTCTCAGCTCATTCAAGAAACAACGGTCAAAGTTTATGACCTTTGAGGAGGCTGAGTGGGACTTCCATAGCTTCATTACCACCGGGTTGGGGAGGTCAGTGGAGGTCATCAGGGAGTTCAGAGGCCGAGAGGATGGAGGCCCCAGTGATCAGAACGAGCATCGGGAATCAATCACGCTTAATGATGACGGAGCCCAAAAGGTAGCACAGAATAGTGAACGATGGAAATCTAACTTGTCATCTCAAAGGTTGGTGTCCAGTTCTTCTATTTCTGATGTGGAGGAGAGCCAGGATGAAGCGACAACAGGAAGCTCAAATCAAATTGACAGCGCTGAATACAGAGCTGAGCCTCAGACTGAAGCTAGACATGCACCCAAACCAAAGGCAGGTCCCACTAGGTCCAAAGCTTCTGCTTCTTCTGAACTCAGAACATACGGCCAGATACCTACAAGTGGGAGAGCTTCGTCTCATCCTGAGAGCAGGGAATCCGTACCGAGCATAAAATCAAGCCCCCGAACCAACCAGACGGTCCCAGCAGAGACTCGCAGAGAAGAATTgcaaaagttgaaaaaacagATTGGGAGACGGCGCAGAAAGCTCTCAGAGAAGACGAAAAGAGAACTAAAGAGGGAACGGGATGAAGAATATGGCATTGAcatggaggaagaagaggaagaggaggaggaggagtggggcGCGGAAACTTACTGGAGAGCCTGCTACCGAGCCTGGAATAATTACTACACATGCATGGCCCCTTTTCATGAGCATGGTTACCAAAGCTACTACAGAGCAGCGCACAACTGGATGGCAGCTTATCGTATGAACGCCATCTACATGGAAGAACTCCTGAAATTTCCATTAAGCACTTACAATTATGATGTTTCCCAGTGA
- the LOC110965563 gene encoding uncharacterized protein LOC110965563, whose product MLCRPHIGGSGGEADQRHTDPFGPYVLVPVWGLSLTVIVVHYVRIFKVVRQHRKKVFNRGVQLRPTVAEHVWAWLSVPSSAPRTAPRGSSRSLPLRPLPLRRTMLLVAEAGAPCAGVAAARPPEIVGAVCLLTPGAKERGKKQMEGKLAQRFGYIIIAFTLFWVPMVVILLMNVISWPDRLQMELETSAVVLTFVQAAVDPLIYTFVTRQFRTELSKILSSIPGCPPKP is encoded by the exons ATGCTCTGCCGCCCGCACATCGGGGGCAGCGGCGGCGAGGCCGACCAGCGCCACACGGATCCGTTCGGGCCCTACGTGTTGGTGCCGGTGTGGGGACTCTCTTTGACCGTGATCGTCGTCCACTACGTGCGGATCTTCAAAGTTGTGAGGCAGCACCGGAAGAAAGTGTTCAACCGCGGGGTCCAGCTGAGGCCCACAGTGGCGGAGCATGTGTGGGCCTGGCTGAGCGTCCCTTCTTCAGCACCTCGGACAGCTCCGCGGGGCTCCAGCAGGTCTCTGCCCCTCAGGCCGCTGCCTCTCCGCCGGACGATGCTGCTGGTGGCCGAAGCGGGCGCTCCCTGTGCGGGCGTCGCCGCGGCCAGACCCCCGGAGATCGTAGGGGCAGTTTGCCTCTTGACCCCCGGAGCCAAGGAGCGCGGCAAGAAACAGATGGAGGGGAAGCTGGCCCAGCGCTTTGGGTACATTATCATTGCGTTCACGCTTTTCTGGGTGCCCATGGTGGTTATTCTGCTCATGAATGTCATCTCGTGGCCGGACAGA TTACAGATGGAGCTGGAGACATCAGCGGTGGTTCTGACCTTCGTACAGGCTGCAGTGGATCCCCTCATTTACACTTTTGTCACCAGGCAGTTTCGAACTGAACTCAGCAAGATCTTGTCCTCCATCCCAGGGTGTCCCCCAAAACCATGA